The following proteins come from a genomic window of Solwaraspora sp. WMMA2065:
- a CDS encoding substrate-binding domain-containing protein, with protein sequence MDEVGGGVVTVGQQQHPGGQGAGLVEFVALAVSHDDPELFADPFFAQIIVGVSAALEETDLHLLLCLASSGRGRSRLTNLLHTRGVDGIMLMALHGDDPLTHIVRRAGLPAVYGGRPLNFEPQWYVDSDNLGGARLATEHLIGLGRTRIVTITGPRSTDVGLARHRGYEEAMIMAGLTPYAAAEGDFTETGGAAAMRSLLDSHPDLDAVFAASDNAAAGALRVLIDAGRSVPGDVAVVGFDNLGIAERTDPPLTTVHQSVQALGKEMTRMLVELIAGHEPLSIILPTKLVLRDSA encoded by the coding sequence CTGGATGAGGTCGGCGGCGGCGTAGTTACGGTCGGCCAACAGCAGCATCCCGGCGGCCAGGGAGCGGGCCTGGTCGAGTTCGTCGCGCTGGCGGTCTCCCATGACGATCCCGAACTGTTCGCCGACCCGTTCTTTGCCCAAATCATCGTCGGCGTGTCCGCAGCGCTCGAGGAGACCGACCTTCACCTGCTGCTGTGCCTTGCCAGCTCCGGGCGGGGCCGGTCCCGGTTGACCAACCTGCTGCACACGCGCGGCGTCGACGGCATCATGCTGATGGCGCTGCACGGCGACGATCCGCTGACGCACATCGTGCGGCGGGCCGGCCTGCCCGCGGTGTACGGCGGCCGGCCGTTAAACTTCGAACCACAGTGGTACGTCGACTCCGACAACCTCGGCGGCGCCCGACTGGCCACCGAACATCTCATCGGCCTCGGCCGCACCCGGATCGTCACCATAACCGGCCCCAGGTCCACCGATGTCGGCCTCGCTCGCCACCGCGGCTACGAGGAGGCAATGATCATGGCTGGGCTGACCCCGTACGCGGCGGCGGAAGGTGACTTCACCGAGACCGGCGGTGCCGCAGCGATGAGATCACTGCTCGACAGCCACCCCGACCTCGACGCCGTCTTCGCCGCCAGCGACAACGCCGCAGCAGGCGCTCTACGTGTCCTCATCGACGCTGGCCGGTCGGTTCCAGGCGACGTGGCAGTGGTGGGCTTCGACAACCTCGGAATAGCCGAACGAACCGATCCGCCGTTGACCACCGTTCACCAGTCGGTCCAAGCTCTGGGCAAAGAAATGACCCGGATGCTCGTCGAGCTCATCGCGGGGCACGAACCCCTGTCCATCATCCTGCCCACGAAGTTGGTGCTACGCGACTCGGCATGA